The genomic DNA GGGGagatgtgtgcaactgattgttccttcctaagtggagtactttgcatttgtccttattgaatttaatcctattttcttcagaccatttctccagtttgtcctgatcattttgaattttaatcctagtctccaaagcacttacaacccctcccagcttgatattgtccgcaaactttataactgtactctctatgccattatctaaatcattgatgaagatatggaacagaaccagacccagaactgatccccgcaggaccccactcgttatgcccttccagcatgactgtgaaccactgattactctctgggaacaattttccaaccagttatgcacccactttatagtagctccatctaggtcgtatttagggtgaccagatcacccaagtcaaatatcgggatgcggggagggagggcaaaaaaaaacccaacaaccccccccctccacaagcgctggagggaggcccgggagatgcaggggaagtgtggggctggagtgagtgagagtccggcctggccccgagtgcaggcaggactcagtcaggcggtagggagagtaggggggcagcccgcagggccaggcggcggctgttctccacCCCAAGGCAGCTGGActtggagcagccgctgctgcagctcccactgccgcaaggggaggaagcggccgatggccaagcttggcggctgcggctctggcgcctccgaaccccctgggcctgctgcggggacccagcagcgcacacgctgtgcccagcccctggccagtcgcgtctgggctgctgcccagctggtgctatcccgcagcagccccggagtgggggtagcaggccccagccccccccgtcccgctcggtcCCGCAGGgaaacgaacggggctgggctgctgatgcctccaccccaggatagcaccagctgggcagcagcccagacgtgactggccaggggctgggcgctgcgtgcgcgctgctgggtccccgcagcaggcccagggggTTTGGGCCCGGgtgccgcagccgccgagcttggccatcggctgcttcctccccccgcggcagtgggagctgcagcagcagctgctcccgagtcccgctgcccgggggggagaacagccgcccccctactctccctaccgcccaactgagtcctgcctgcactcggggccaggccggactctcactcaccctggccccgcgcttcccatgcgtctcccgggcctccctccagcacttgcggagggaggaggaatggtgagcctggggaagaggcggggattcggggagggagccaatgagggaaggagggggcagagtcagggcggggggtggggcgcgagcacttccgggctccggagtatttgtttgtttgtccagtgtcccaacctaacattggtcgggacgcgggacaaacaaggaaatatcgggacagtcccgataaaatcgggacgtctggtcaccctagttgaatttccctagtttgtttatgagaaggtcatgcgagacagtatcaaaagtctaaagtcaagatataccatgtctaccacttccccccatctacaaggcttgttaccctgtcaaagaaagctatcaggttggtttgataggatttgttcttgacgaatccatgctgactgttatttatcacattATCTTctcagtgtttgcaaattgattgcttaattatttgtgtgACGGGTTCggccacagagacccccttgggactgtcacccgATGgcgctgagactacctctgagcccgttttctctgccagtttgggcttccagaaccctgccttgttgagccagacacgccagtctgctccaacacagacccagggtctgaaccacacgccccaaagctgcagacttaactgaaaacggcttaagaagtgctcctgtctccagcacccagacacccactcctaatgggatccaaaccccaaattaatctgttttctctgtataaagcttatacagggtaaactcataaattgtccaccctctataacaacgatggagagagatggacagctgtttgctcccccaggtattacttacttactctggggtaattaataagcaaaagtattttattaagtataaaaagtaggatttaagtggttccaagtaataacagacagaacaaagtaagttaccaagcaaaataaaacaaaacatgcaagtctaagcctaatacattaagaaacggattacagataaaatctcactctgagagatattccaatatgtttctttcacagactggacgccttcttagtctgggcccaatcctttcccctggtacagttcttgttcactccagctcaggtggtaactaggggatttctcattactggaacctcctttgttcagttccacccccttatatagctttggcacaaggcaggaatcctttgtcccctgggtccccacccctccgtctaaatggaaaagcactagatttaagatggattcctgtaccaggtgacatggtcacatgtcctttgagaccccaagccttcattcttcctggcctgactcacaggaaggcttgcaagtaaacaactacaaccaattgtcctggttgatgggagccatctagattccaaaccaccattaatggcccccactttgcataattacaataggacctcagagttatatttcatatgtctaatttcagatacaagaatgatacatttatacaaataggatgatcacactcagtagattataaactttgtaatgataccttacaagagaccttttgcatgaagcatattccagttacattatattcacactcattagcatattttcataaaatcatatggagtgcaatgtcacaatttgctctattatctttttgggtacagaagttaagttgactggtctataattccccaggttgtccttatttcccttttttgtagatgggcactatatttgcccttttctagtcttcCGGAAtatctcccgtcttccatgacttttcaaagataattgctaatggctcagatatctcctcagtcagctccttggatattctaagatgtatttcatcaggtcctggttatttgaagacatctaacttatctaagtaatttttgacttgttctttccctattttagactctgatcctacctcattttcactggcattcactgttagacatccaatcgtcaccaacttttttggtgaaaaccaaaacaaagaagtcattaagcacctctgccatttccacattttctgttattgtcttccccaccaccaccaccatcgagtaatgggcctactccctgtctttggtcttcctcttgcttctaatgtatttgtagaatgttttcttgtttccctttatgtccctagctagctggatctcattttgtgccttggcttttctaattttgtccctacatacttgtgttgggggagggatagctcagtggtttgagcattggcctgctaaacccagggttgtgagtttggtccttgagggggtcacttagggatctggggcaaaatcagtacttggtcctgctagtgaaggcagggggctggacttgatgacctttcaaggtcccttccagttctaggagatgggatatctccattaatttatgttatttgtttatattcatcctttgtaatttgactgactttccactttttgtaggactctttttttagttttagaacattgaagatctcctggttaagccagtgtggtctcttaccatacttTCTATCTtttctacacagtgggatagtttgctcttgtgcccttaataatgtctctttgaaaaactgccaactgtcttcaattgttcttccccttagacttgcttcccatgggattttacctaccaaatccctgagtttgctaaagtcgcctccttgaaatccattgtttttattttgctgttctccctcctaccattccttagaatcatgaactctaccatttcgtggtcactttcacccaagttgccttccattttcaaattctcaaccagttcccccttatttgtcaaaattaagtctagaacagcctccccccagtagctttctccaccttctgaaataaaaaaaaatctccaatacattccaagaacttgctgGATAATCTGTGCTCTGCTGTGTTATTTCCCCAACAGACGTctaggtagttgaagtcccccatcaccaccaagtcctgtgattTGGATgactttgttatttaaaaaacaaaagcctcatccatctcttcttcttggTTTGGTagtctgtaatagacccctaccatgacatcacccttgttttttaccccttttatccttacccagagactttcaataagtctgtctcttatttctagctcaacctcagtccaagtatatacatttttaatatataaggcaacacctcctccctttttccctgcctgtctgtCCTGAGGaagctgtatccttctataccaatattccagtcatgtgtattatcccaccaagtctccatgatgccaactatgtcatagttgtgtttatttactagcatttcgagttcttcctgcttattccccatacttctcacattagtatacagacatttaagatactgatttgattcccttccctccccccccccccagttctgaattgtctctcccttatttctgctataacagcccatgctccccccagattcCGACCCTtttcccaggtctccatgtttttgacttatttgtgggctttggtcacctgccccgctgaacctaatttaaagccctcctcatgaGGTTAGCCAATCTGTAGCCAAATATGCTCTTTCCCTTCCTCAACAGGTGGACCCCCATCTCtgtttagcagtccttcttcctggaacagcatcccgtggtcaaggaagctgaagttttcctggtgacaccatccttgcagccaggcattcacctccaggatgcatctgtctctgcctgggcccctactagggtgaccagacagcaagtgtgaaaaatcgggacgggggtggggaataataggagcctatataagaaaaagacccaaaaatcgggactgactctataaaatcaggacatctggtcaccctagcccctacccttgactggaaggactgaagagaacaccacctgtgctcccaactccttcatccttactcccagagccctgtagtcacttctgatctgctgagggtcatacttcgcagtatcattagtgcccacatggatgagcagcatgggatagtagtcagagggccggatgatcCTCAACAATCCCTCCATAACGTCTCAGAACAGGCCCCTGGCAGACAGCATACCTCCCGGGATGCTATGTCAGGgcaacagatgggtgcctccatccccctcagaagagTCTCCAACCACCcctaccctacgtttcctcctGGGAACggtggctgtgatcctcccagccttgggggtacatAGCTTCTCCTCTTCAACCTTTGGGGATGATTCCTCATCACTCGTTGCGAGGGCAGCATAACGGTTCTCCATCACCATAATGGGTGGGTTGGGaataggggtggagcactgcctgctgtcaGAAGTAACCAGCAGACTCCTTGTATCAGAGTCTTATCCTCCTCCGGGGGCATGACAACAGTCCTGTCTAGCTGGAGAGCGTCCTCAGCCTTAGAAGTCTCCATATGAATCAGTGGATTCCTCCTGTGCACGGATACTCCTCAGtctagccacctcctccttctgtagctcttccacctgcttcctgagagattccaccagcgggcacctttcacactggatggtccccccagcctggttttctgagagtgggaaatgcaggccacagtttctgcaaatccacaccaggatctgggtagaggcattcATGGTTAGGTTCTCTGTCTggatacaggcacaggtggaggagacaggagcagtgttGGCACTGGCGATTCGGCCCTTCCGAACCATAGCGATGTTATCTTGTCTCCCTCCTACAAGCTCCCTCTCTCAAACACCCCTGTTTGTTTGTGGTCCCCTATTCACTAGTTCCCCTTGGTcacttagcctctggcttttaaggccttccCTCTTAGGTCAGCCCTACCCCCTCGTTAATCACACAGTGGGAGGGTGATCACAAGACTGATTGAGGCTGATCAAGGATGATCAagggaacaaaggctcaaacTGACCCCAAACACACAATCCCAATTGACCTTGTAACTGAAATAACCTGAAAGACAAAGAAcaacacaaacagccaaacaaactcaCTCACCCCAAGGTTAGTACTCGCACCTTGTTCCTTTGCcctctctcaaactcccctgtttgcagtCCCCTGTTCACTAGCTTGAACACAGAATCTGGGTGGCCAACTCTCTGTTGGGCAGGGGCTGCACGACACCCCATAGCCTGCCACAGAGTCACTGCCAGGTCGGCCTGCACTGCCCAACAGGGGAGAGACCCTCCAGGGGGAAGGAATAGGGATCCTCCCAATCCCACCCCAAAATCATGGGGAGACCAGAGGCCAATAaagcttcctccctgcccctttccctggggGGAAGCCATGGCCCTTTGCACAGGAGAGGGGGGCTGCATGGAGCTGTATGAGATAGCGGTCTTAAGCAGGGAGCCAGCAGTGCTTCCCACTGGCAggatggatgaggaggtgtctgCTCAGTGGGCAACACCGGTAGTAGATACATGTAGGGTTCAGTGCAGCTTTGAGCCATTTCAGACACTGTGCCCTCTGCAGCAGTCATCTGGCCTTCACTTCACAACAGCGCTATCTAGGTCCTGACACATGACCGCATCCCCTACCAACAGCATGTCCCAGATCCCCTCACCCCACTCCATCACCACACAGTGCAGCTCATTCCAGGAAGACAGAGAGATTCAGAAGCAAAGGAGAACACATTTAGTGGGCAGATGAGGGAGGCTGCTCCATCCAGTGTAGGAGGAAGCCCTCACCCGCCCACTCTCAGTTAGGAGGTGTCCAGTGTCAGTAAGCAGAGGTTAGCGACCTGGATTTTATTCAGACTGGTACCTTTAATTGTATTTCCCTGACAGAGGGCTGCTGTAAGAGGAGAGGGCAGCAGACCAGGACCCACCTTAGGTCTGTCTCTGCCATCCCCCTTTGTGGGACACATTTTACCCTCCCCCAAGTAGGAGGGGTGAAAGGTCTGGCTTGGAGGATTTCAGCCTGGCTGCTTCAGGCTCCAGCCACCCCAGTAGGAAGATTCTTTCGCAGAACTTCCAGGCCTGATTTGTCattagggtggtggtggtggtgggtttaaAAATAAGGATTTGGTAAGACAATGTGTGTGGGGTACCAGTggtgccactttacagcactcaGGATGAGAGAGAGATGGGCAAAGGGGAGGCACTGCCAGAggatagaccagtggttctcaaactgggactgccgcttgtgtagggaaagcccctggctggccgggccggtttgtttacctgtcgggtccgcaggttcggccgatcgcggctcccactggccgcagttcactgctccaggccaatgggggctgcgggaagcgccGGCCAGCAAATCTCTTgtcccgcgctgcttcccgcagcccccattggcttggagcggcgaaccgtggccagtgggagccgcgatcggccgaacctgcgaacccagcaggtaaacaaaccggcccgccccgccaggggctttccctacacaagcggtggccccagtttgagaacaactGGGATAGATAATTTCTCACATCACCAGTCTCTGTGGCTGCTCAGTACTTGAGCTGGGGATGTGGCGTGGATGTGCACATAAgcgccaacttctcctggcgccggtgggtgctcgaccccccccccccgccccgccccgcccccattccaaccacttccccaaagtcctcgccccaactccgcccactccctgcccctattggactccttccccaaatccccgctctGTCCCCGCCTCTACCCTGCCTCCATCCCTGAGTGCGccatgttcctgctcctccctcccataGCTTGTtacactgcgaaacagctgttttgcagcagcaagcgctgggaggagaagcggggacgcgacgcgctcaggggaggaagcgggagtgagatgagctggggtggggagcttggctgctggtgggtgcagagcacccaccaatttttccctgtaggtgctccagccccagagcacccacggagtcgggaCCTATGGACTTGGGTGCCTTTTTCTTTGTCCCATCATGGTTAAATTGACAGCTCCTTGCCTGCTcttagtctctctctttctccccaatGGGCACCATTTCGTTGCCTTTCTGCTCTTGCTGAGGGTGGGTCTTTTTTCACTGGTAGGgatctgggtctctctctcacactcactccCATGTAAGTTTGGATGAATATCTTCTCCACTGTAGGTTGCTCCTATCCATCCATATCCACTCCTAGATCCTAGTCTAGTCTAGTGGTCTATGTTTTTTATACCTATCTGTTCAGTATTGCCACCTCTCACAGTTTTATCGTGAGtctcaaaatattaaatattaaagccccagctcttgaaaTTATATGATGCTGTTCATTTAAAAGAGCACGATAGCCCCCCAAATTGCAGTGAAAAGCTGGAGCTCAAACAATAAAGGCAAAAAGACCTAAAATTTATTATTCATAAGCCAATCTAATAATTTTTTGTGGCTTGACTCAGCCTGTCTCTTTGGCATTGAATTGCTTCTCTAAGAAGTTCTGAGTGACTGGAAGTCCCTGGGGGACCATATTTCCATGTTTggctgcagggggcagagctGCTTCACAAAGGGAAACAGACAGCAAGGCCAAGCCCTGGCATTCAGACCGGGATCAAATGGAGGGACTTTGAAGTCCAAATGGGTTTCCGCCACCTCACTGGGTATCTTATGCAGTGGTCTGGGTCAGTGTCCACCCAGTGTCTCCATTCCTATCTAATCTACTTGTGACCCTGAGCCAAGACCTTGCATTTTAAGTGATTTCCAAGTTCTGTCCGCACGTCTTTGAGGAGCAGGATGTACAGCAGAGGATCCAGGACATTGCCCAGAGTGGTGAGGCACAGTGCTACCTGGCTGTAAATGAAGAGGTTTGTCTCAAAGAGGCAGAGACCTTCATTGTTCTGAACCATCTCCCTCTGGTATTTGTAGAAGGAGGTCACCTGGTAAGGAGCACAAAGCAGGAAGAAGGAGATGATGATGAGGGAGATGAAGCTGTAGATTTGCCTCTTTGTCTTCCGCTCCAGTGATGGCACCTGCCTGAGCTTGTGCAGGACCTGGAGGTAGAAGAAGCCTATGAAGAAGCAGGGTAGGAAGAAGGACAAAGCCATGGTGGCCATCTTAAAACGTGCATAGGAGATGCCCAGTGGGTAACCCTCATAGCAGCGCCCTGCTTCTGGCTCCTTCAGCAGTAGCCCAGTGCCTACGGAGCAGATGCTGAGCACCAGCACCCACGCAGTAGCGCTGACCTTGGTGGCACCATGTATTGTCTGTAGCCCACGGAACCACAGGGGATGGACCACACCTATGTAGCGCTCCATGGCAATGAGGCACAGGAAGCCATTCTTGGCATAGAAGTTGGTGATGAAGCCCAGGCTGACTGCCACGCAGGCCCCGGTCCCCAGATCCCAGTTGTGATCCCAGTAGCTGTAGTAGATCCAGAAGGGCAACATCAGGGTCTGTAGCAGGTCAGCTACTACCAGGTTCAGCATATAGACAGAGAGGACGATGGATTTGTTTATCTGGGACACCAGCGTCCAAAGCGCTAGGCAGTTCAGCGGCAAGCCAGCCCCCAATACCACAGAGTAGACGGGGATGAGGAAGTATTTGGTGGAGTTAAAGGCTATTGGGCAGGGCGAGGCCATGGTATTCACCTTACCCAGCAGAGTCAGTGATTGTTACCAAGGCCCTTGGTTGCCATCCTGCATGGAAGGGGACACAGGCCCCTGTCTTCAAGGTCACTGTCTTACAGTGGAGGCTACATCCAGTTCTCCAGGATGACTGTCAAGGGGAACACAGCCACTCCCCTTACTCCCAAGCTGCACTCTTCAAAGAGTCTGTAAGAGACAGAAAAACCGAGTGCTATATAGAAAAAGCAAGGCAGCCCAAGCACCTGACTGTCCTTGATTCCTTGCTCCCTTTATCAAACAGCTAGGGAGAGATTTCACTGCCTAGTAACCCTTGTGTTAGGATCTGAGCTAGAGAACAAGCCTGAAACTAAGGCCTTTAAAGCCTCCTTGTTAGTGCAAACGCTACAGCAAAGCTGGGCTGTCTGGCCAGGAAGCAGTCACAACTTCCTGTCCCCCTGGCAGGCCAGTTATGCTCTTAAGCAAGGAAagtccaccccaaactcccaacAAACTAAATGCAAACAAAAGTGATGAGCATTGGCTCTTGGTGCAAGGCTTCCATTTTGACAAAGCTTTTCCACTATAATCATATGATCTTTACAACAACTGCTCCCCACAAGCTCAAGCAGAGCTTCCCACAGCTGTGGAAGTGATAAAAGCTGAAGACTCAGTGAAATCTCCTAGGGATCTTGCTTTGCCAAATCATGAACTTGGGAGGCACTTGAACATTGTGATGATTGGTGCCAGTATCAGAAAGAAAAGGCTCATCAGAGTCACAGGCCAGGGCTAAAATCAAGGACAGCTAGGCGTTGGCTCCAAAAATTGCACCATGCATGGGTCAAATGCATCTCAGAACCTCCCCTCACCCCTTAGTCCCTTTTCCAACCCTCTTCAGCGAAGGGGCTTTGGACCCCATTCACCATTGTGTTGCCCCTTGTGTCATTATTTACAGTAGTGCAAAATGCCACCTTTTTGATTAAAGcttttcacacccactttgcattggTGTTAAATGAAGCCCCAAGATGCAAGCCCCTTATGTGTAAAGCACTTAGTGCGCTTCTTGGTGTTGTGCAAATAACAGCGCAGTAAGCATATGGACAAATGCACACTCAGACTTATCGCTCCACCATCATTTGTAAGCACCACACAAGGCCAGGGCCACTGAGTCTGTGTGCATAAAAGAAACAGCCTTGGATACATGGAAGGAGCCTTTGAATGTAAGGGAAGGACCAGGTTCAGTTCAAACAAAGGAAATTGTGCCTGACTCACATACGGCAGCAGAATTGGTGGGGGGCAGAGCAATGAATGAGAGCTATAGAATGATCACAAATGGGGTCATGTTACACAATAACCCAGACTGCTACAGAAACTGTCAACTCTTCAGACTGATTCTGTTGCAGTTTAGATACcggggctgggattttcaaagagtcTAAGGAagttaaaagcaacaaagagtcctgtggcaccttatagactaacagatgtattggagcataagctttcgtgggtgaatacccaccacgtctgacaaagtgggtattcacccacaaaagcttatgctccaatacatctgttagtctataaggtgccacgggactctttggcctggtctacactacgagtttaggtcgactttagcagcgttaaatcgaattaagcctggacacgttcacacgacgaagccctttatttcgacttaaggggcctgtgacagggtcggtagctcaccgctgcggcgcctcctcctggccgcttcagggaattagttttgcgccagtagagcgccctctttgggtggcattccgcctgtcgtctcgcctccgtggggtgcacggacttgcgttgctcccgacgtcggcgtcctcttccggagcactgccctccgacagtgtccctttgtccaatcacaccccttccggggggggtgggggtaaacaacagccccacaccttcaagtccgatcctcaccgtctaggatctggtgtggttctgaccggccgctccctgcggcccgtggctgtgcgtggggtagcacagcaaacaaagggggaaaaagggggggggggggggggactcagtcccgcccactactctgagtcccggtccagaggccctcgtgtgacagtctcactgtcctccttctccttcctcctctgact from Malaclemys terrapin pileata isolate rMalTer1 chromosome 12, rMalTer1.hap1, whole genome shotgun sequence includes the following:
- the LOC128846152 gene encoding probable G-protein coupled receptor 132, which encodes MPFGLHGAAATFQRLMNKILQSHDQYAAAYIDDIVNTMASPCPIAFNSTKYFLIPVYSVVLGAGLPLNCLALWTLVSQINKSIVLSVYMLNLVVADLLQTLMLPFWIYYSYWDHNWDLGTGACVAVSLGFITNFYAKNGFLCLIAMERYIGVVHPLWFRGLQTIHGATKVSATAWVLVLSICSVGTGLLLKEPEAGRCYEGYPLGISYARFKMATMALSFFLPCFFIGFFYLQVLHKLRQVPSLERKTKRQIYSFISLIIISFFLLCAPYQVTSFYKYQREMVQNNEGLCLFETNLFIYSQVALCLTTLGNVLDPLLYILLLKDVRTELGNHLKCKVLAQGHK